A stretch of the Meles meles chromosome 19, mMelMel3.1 paternal haplotype, whole genome shotgun sequence genome encodes the following:
- the ZNF606 gene encoding zinc finger protein 606 isoform X2: MAAISPWASWALCPQDCHVEENAEEERRATGLPTAQIQEPVTFKDVAVDFTQEEWGQLDPVQRSLYRDVMLETYGHLLSVGNQIAKPEVISLLEQGEEPWSVEQAYPQSTCPEWMRNLESKALIPTQSIFEEEQSHSMKLERYIWDDPWFSRLEVLGCKDQLEMYHMNQSTAMRQMVFMQKQVLSQRGSEFCELGAEYSQNLNFLPSQRVSQIEHFYKPGTNAESWRCNSAIMYADKKITCGNHDYDKACYQPIQPIQPEKMQTGDNLLKCTDAVKSFNHILHFGDHKGMHTGEKVYEYKKCHQIFNQSPSYNEHPQLHIGENQYDYKEYENIFYFSSFMEHQKIGTVEKAYKYNEWEKVFGYDSFLTQHTNTYTSEKPYEYNECGTSFIWSSYLIQHKKTHTGEKPYECDKCGKVFRNRSALTKHERTHTGIKPYECNKCGKAFSWNSHLIVHKRIHTGEKPYVCNECGKSFNWNSHLIGHQRTHTGEKPFECTECGKSFSWSSHLIAHMRMHTGEKPFKCDECEKAFRDYSALSKHERTHSGAKPYKCTECGKSFSWSSHLIAHQRTHTGEKPYNCQECGKAFRERSALTKHEIIHSGIKPYECNKCGKSCSQMAHLVRHQRTHTGEKPYECNKCGKSFSQSCHLVAHRRIHTGEKPYKCNQCERSFNCSSHLIAHRRTHTGEKPYRCNECGKAFNESSSLIVHLRNHTGEKPYKCNHCEKAFCKNSSLIIHQRMHSGEKRFICNDCGKAFSGHSALLQHQRNHSEEKL; encoded by the exons ATGGCAGCCATCAGCCCGTGGGCCTCCTGGG CTCTGTGTCCTCAGGACTGCCATGTGGAAGAGAACGccgaggaggagaggagggccaCTGGGCTCCCGACAGCCCAAATCCAG GAACCAGTGACCTTCAAGGATGTGGCTGTGGATTTCACCCAAGAGGAGTGGGGGCAGCTGGACCCTGTTCAGAGGTCCCTGTACCGCGATGTGATGCTGGAGACCTATGGGCATCTGCTGTCTGTGG GGAATCAGATTGCCAAGCCGGAGGTCATCTCTCTGTTGGAGCAAGGAGAGGAGCCATGGTCGGTGGAACAGGCATATCCTCAAAGCACTTGTCCAG AGTGGATGAGAAATCTTGAAAGCAAAGCATTGATCCCAACACAAAGCATTTTTGAGGAAGAACAATCCCATAGCATGAAGTTGGAAAGATACATATGGGATGATCCTTGGTTCTCCCGGTTAGAAGTCTTAGGATGTAAAGACCAATTAGAAATGTATCACATGAACCAGAGTACAGCTATGAGGCAAATGGTCTTCATGCAAAAGCAAGTACTGTCTCAAAGAGGTTCTGAATTCTGTGAACTTGGAGCAGAGTATAGCCAGAACTTAAACTTTCTTCCATCTCAGAGAGTTTCTCAAATAGAACATTTCTATAAGCCTGGTACAAATGCTGAAAGCTGGCGGTGCAACTCAGCCATAATGTATGCAGATAAGAAGATTACCTGTGGAAATCATGATTATGACAAAGCCTGCTACCAGCCCATACAGCCTATTCAGCCTGAAAAGATGCAAACTGGAGATAATCTTCTCAAGTGTACTGATGCTGTTAAATCTTTCAATCATATACTACATTTTGGTGATCATAAGGGAATGCATACAGGAGAAAAAGTCTATGAATATAAGAAATGCCATCAAATCTTTAACCAGAGCCCATCATATAATGAACATCCGCAACTTCATATTGGAGAAAACCAGTATGATTACAAAGAATAtgagaatatcttttatttctcatcATTTATGGAACATCAGAAAATTGGTACTGTAGAGAAAGCatataaatacaatgaatggGAGAAAGTCTTTGGGTATGACTCATTCCTTACTCAACATACAAACACTTACACCTCAGAGAAACCCTATGAATACAATGAATGTGGGACATCTTTTATCTGGAGCTCTTACCTTATCCAGCATAAGAAAAcacatactggagagaaaccctatgaatgtgaTAAATGTGGAAAAGTGTTTAGGAATCGTTCAGCCCTTACTAAACATGAGCGGACTCACACTGGAATAAAGCCCTATGAATGTAATaaatgtggaaaagccttcagCTGGAATTCTCATCTAATTGTACATAAAAGAATTCATACAGGAGAGAAACCTTATgtatgtaatgaatgtgggaaatctttcAACTGGAACTCCCATCTTATTGGACATCAGAGAACTCATACCGGAGAAAAACCTTTTGAATGTACTGAATGTGGGAAGTCTTTCAGCTGGAGCTCCCATCTTATTGCCCATATGAGAATGCATACTGGAGAGAAGCCCTTTAAATGTGATGAATGTGAAAAAGCTTTTAGGGATTACTCTGCCCTTAGTAAACATGAAAGAACTCACTCTGGAGCAAAACCATACAAATGTACGGAATGTGGAAAATCCTTCAGCTGGAGCTCCCATCTTATTGcacatcagagaactcacacaggagagaaaccctataaCTGTCAGGAATGTGGCAAAGCATTCAGAGAACGCTCAGCCCTCACTAAACATGAAATAATTCATTCTGGAATCAAGCCTTATGAATGTAATAAATGTGGAAAATCCTGCAGCCAGATGGCTCACCTCGTTAGACATCAAAGGACTCATACTGGAGAAAAGCCCTATGAGTGTAATAAATGTGGGAAATCCTTCAGCCAGAGCTGTCACCTTGTTGCTCATCGgagaattcatactggtgagaaacccTATAAATGTAATCAATGTGAAAGATCCTTTAACTGTAGCTCTCACCTTATTGCACATCGGAgaactcatactggagagaaaccatacagatgtaatgaatgtgggaaagcatTTAATGAGAGTTCTTCCCTGATTGTGCATCTTAGGAACcatactggagaaaaaccctACAAATGTAATCATTGTGAGAAAGCTTTCTGTAAGAATTCTTCTCTTATTATTCATCAGAGAATGCATAGTGGAGAGAAACGCTTTATATGCAATGACTGTGGAAAAGCCTTTAGTGGTCACTCAGCCCTACTTCAACATCAGAGAAATCATAGTGAAGAGAAACTGTGA
- the ZNF606 gene encoding zinc finger protein 606 isoform X1, whose amino-acid sequence MAAISPWASWGVLTDQSWGIAAVDPWASWALCPQDCHVEENAEEERRATGLPTAQIQEPVTFKDVAVDFTQEEWGQLDPVQRSLYRDVMLETYGHLLSVGNQIAKPEVISLLEQGEEPWSVEQAYPQSTCPEWMRNLESKALIPTQSIFEEEQSHSMKLERYIWDDPWFSRLEVLGCKDQLEMYHMNQSTAMRQMVFMQKQVLSQRGSEFCELGAEYSQNLNFLPSQRVSQIEHFYKPGTNAESWRCNSAIMYADKKITCGNHDYDKACYQPIQPIQPEKMQTGDNLLKCTDAVKSFNHILHFGDHKGMHTGEKVYEYKKCHQIFNQSPSYNEHPQLHIGENQYDYKEYENIFYFSSFMEHQKIGTVEKAYKYNEWEKVFGYDSFLTQHTNTYTSEKPYEYNECGTSFIWSSYLIQHKKTHTGEKPYECDKCGKVFRNRSALTKHERTHTGIKPYECNKCGKAFSWNSHLIVHKRIHTGEKPYVCNECGKSFNWNSHLIGHQRTHTGEKPFECTECGKSFSWSSHLIAHMRMHTGEKPFKCDECEKAFRDYSALSKHERTHSGAKPYKCTECGKSFSWSSHLIAHQRTHTGEKPYNCQECGKAFRERSALTKHEIIHSGIKPYECNKCGKSCSQMAHLVRHQRTHTGEKPYECNKCGKSFSQSCHLVAHRRIHTGEKPYKCNQCERSFNCSSHLIAHRRTHTGEKPYRCNECGKAFNESSSLIVHLRNHTGEKPYKCNHCEKAFCKNSSLIIHQRMHSGEKRFICNDCGKAFSGHSALLQHQRNHSEEKL is encoded by the exons ATGGCAGCCATCAGCCCGTGGGCCTCCTGGG GTGTCCTTACGGACCAGTCCTGGGGAATCGCGGCTGTTGATCCATGGGCCTCCTGGG CTCTGTGTCCTCAGGACTGCCATGTGGAAGAGAACGccgaggaggagaggagggccaCTGGGCTCCCGACAGCCCAAATCCAG GAACCAGTGACCTTCAAGGATGTGGCTGTGGATTTCACCCAAGAGGAGTGGGGGCAGCTGGACCCTGTTCAGAGGTCCCTGTACCGCGATGTGATGCTGGAGACCTATGGGCATCTGCTGTCTGTGG GGAATCAGATTGCCAAGCCGGAGGTCATCTCTCTGTTGGAGCAAGGAGAGGAGCCATGGTCGGTGGAACAGGCATATCCTCAAAGCACTTGTCCAG AGTGGATGAGAAATCTTGAAAGCAAAGCATTGATCCCAACACAAAGCATTTTTGAGGAAGAACAATCCCATAGCATGAAGTTGGAAAGATACATATGGGATGATCCTTGGTTCTCCCGGTTAGAAGTCTTAGGATGTAAAGACCAATTAGAAATGTATCACATGAACCAGAGTACAGCTATGAGGCAAATGGTCTTCATGCAAAAGCAAGTACTGTCTCAAAGAGGTTCTGAATTCTGTGAACTTGGAGCAGAGTATAGCCAGAACTTAAACTTTCTTCCATCTCAGAGAGTTTCTCAAATAGAACATTTCTATAAGCCTGGTACAAATGCTGAAAGCTGGCGGTGCAACTCAGCCATAATGTATGCAGATAAGAAGATTACCTGTGGAAATCATGATTATGACAAAGCCTGCTACCAGCCCATACAGCCTATTCAGCCTGAAAAGATGCAAACTGGAGATAATCTTCTCAAGTGTACTGATGCTGTTAAATCTTTCAATCATATACTACATTTTGGTGATCATAAGGGAATGCATACAGGAGAAAAAGTCTATGAATATAAGAAATGCCATCAAATCTTTAACCAGAGCCCATCATATAATGAACATCCGCAACTTCATATTGGAGAAAACCAGTATGATTACAAAGAATAtgagaatatcttttatttctcatcATTTATGGAACATCAGAAAATTGGTACTGTAGAGAAAGCatataaatacaatgaatggGAGAAAGTCTTTGGGTATGACTCATTCCTTACTCAACATACAAACACTTACACCTCAGAGAAACCCTATGAATACAATGAATGTGGGACATCTTTTATCTGGAGCTCTTACCTTATCCAGCATAAGAAAAcacatactggagagaaaccctatgaatgtgaTAAATGTGGAAAAGTGTTTAGGAATCGTTCAGCCCTTACTAAACATGAGCGGACTCACACTGGAATAAAGCCCTATGAATGTAATaaatgtggaaaagccttcagCTGGAATTCTCATCTAATTGTACATAAAAGAATTCATACAGGAGAGAAACCTTATgtatgtaatgaatgtgggaaatctttcAACTGGAACTCCCATCTTATTGGACATCAGAGAACTCATACCGGAGAAAAACCTTTTGAATGTACTGAATGTGGGAAGTCTTTCAGCTGGAGCTCCCATCTTATTGCCCATATGAGAATGCATACTGGAGAGAAGCCCTTTAAATGTGATGAATGTGAAAAAGCTTTTAGGGATTACTCTGCCCTTAGTAAACATGAAAGAACTCACTCTGGAGCAAAACCATACAAATGTACGGAATGTGGAAAATCCTTCAGCTGGAGCTCCCATCTTATTGcacatcagagaactcacacaggagagaaaccctataaCTGTCAGGAATGTGGCAAAGCATTCAGAGAACGCTCAGCCCTCACTAAACATGAAATAATTCATTCTGGAATCAAGCCTTATGAATGTAATAAATGTGGAAAATCCTGCAGCCAGATGGCTCACCTCGTTAGACATCAAAGGACTCATACTGGAGAAAAGCCCTATGAGTGTAATAAATGTGGGAAATCCTTCAGCCAGAGCTGTCACCTTGTTGCTCATCGgagaattcatactggtgagaaacccTATAAATGTAATCAATGTGAAAGATCCTTTAACTGTAGCTCTCACCTTATTGCACATCGGAgaactcatactggagagaaaccatacagatgtaatgaatgtgggaaagcatTTAATGAGAGTTCTTCCCTGATTGTGCATCTTAGGAACcatactggagaaaaaccctACAAATGTAATCATTGTGAGAAAGCTTTCTGTAAGAATTCTTCTCTTATTATTCATCAGAGAATGCATAGTGGAGAGAAACGCTTTATATGCAATGACTGTGGAAAAGCCTTTAGTGGTCACTCAGCCCTACTTCAACATCAGAGAAATCATAGTGAAGAGAAACTGTGA